One region of Termitidicoccus mucosus genomic DNA includes:
- a CDS encoding RNA polymerase sigma factor — translation MDQETIPDENLVERIRNDDETALLALMRKYYVHLCKLSQSLLRRSDLSEDAVSKVFISFWQRRKQIVLTSGARAYLFSAVARQSLYLLSRHARGTTPVPLAEVPETSLVEPNKADSELHYRECLNEIENLLQAMPSKRREIFKLCRLENLRYREVASRLGLSEHTVRNQMMKANEQIGIALPRFRNWLRNIPDSENPTAS, via the coding sequence ATGGACCAAGAAACCATTCCGGACGAAAATCTGGTAGAACGCATCCGCAACGACGATGAAACTGCGTTGCTCGCCCTCATGCGCAAATACTACGTGCATCTTTGCAAACTTTCGCAATCGTTGCTCCGTCGCAGTGACCTCAGCGAAGATGCCGTGTCAAAGGTGTTCATCAGCTTTTGGCAGCGCCGGAAGCAAATCGTGCTAACCTCTGGAGCCCGCGCGTATCTCTTCAGTGCCGTGGCCCGGCAATCTTTGTATTTGCTTTCCCGGCACGCCCGCGGAACGACGCCGGTGCCCTTGGCTGAAGTGCCTGAAACCAGTCTCGTCGAGCCCAACAAGGCAGATAGCGAACTGCACTACCGCGAATGCCTGAACGAAATCGAAAACCTTCTTCAAGCCATGCCTTCAAAACGCAGGGAAATCTTCAAACTGTGCCGCCTCGAAAATCTGCGCTACCGAGAAGTGGCGTCGCGCCTTGGATTATCCGAGCATACCGTTCGCAACCAGATGATGAAAGCGAACGAACAAATCGGAATTGCCCTGCCCAGATTTCGCAACTGGCTCCGAAACATACCTGATTCGGAAAACCCAACCGCCTCTTGA
- a CDS encoding ExbD/TolR family protein: MTVQNEDKPYDEINITPMLDLAYVLLVIFILMCTASVAGTKVNLPRSSNTPVSLAKPKTKAITVNNEGRVFLDTVPVTLTELEQRLNSQKSLTPEFPVVVRGDSLTHYQGVMDVLDVLGRVGISQVGLATKGK, from the coding sequence ATGACCGTTCAGAACGAAGACAAACCTTACGACGAGATCAACATCACGCCGATGCTGGATCTGGCGTATGTGCTGCTGGTGATTTTTATCCTCATGTGCACGGCCTCGGTGGCGGGCACGAAGGTGAACCTGCCGCGTTCGAGCAACACGCCGGTGAGCCTGGCCAAGCCGAAGACCAAGGCGATCACGGTGAACAACGAGGGTCGTGTGTTTCTGGACACCGTCCCGGTGACGCTGACGGAACTGGAGCAGCGGCTCAATTCACAGAAGTCGCTCACGCCGGAATTTCCGGTGGTGGTGCGCGGGGACAGCCTGACGCACTACCAGGGCGTGATGGACGTGCTCGATGTGCTCGGCCGCGTCGGCATTTCGCAGGTCGGCCTGGCGACCAAAGGAAAGTAA
- a CDS encoding TonB C-terminal domain-containing protein: MATDPFNDRDEQEPGFFRSYGLVLGLCLVAGGGIAWWLVSTASGPKPPPPKPQEFSMVRVALPPPPPPPPPQKPEEIQRPETPDQQMIEQEPVAADEPQERPAETPQPAGEDAAPMGTNIQGDGPPDGFGLVGRGGGSIIGGSGVGAGSGRGGSRWGWYAAQVQNAIADALRKNDKTRVADLRVTVRIWPDEAGRIRAARLNGTTGSRELDTIIEKEILTGLTLREPPPADMPSPIVLRLTAQRP, translated from the coding sequence ATGGCCACCGATCCATTCAACGACCGCGACGAGCAGGAGCCGGGATTTTTCCGCAGCTACGGGCTGGTGCTGGGGCTGTGCCTGGTGGCCGGCGGCGGCATCGCCTGGTGGCTGGTCTCGACCGCCTCGGGACCGAAGCCGCCGCCGCCCAAGCCGCAGGAGTTTTCCATGGTGCGGGTGGCGCTGCCGCCACCACCACCGCCGCCTCCGCCGCAAAAGCCCGAGGAAATCCAGCGGCCCGAAACGCCGGACCAGCAGATGATCGAGCAGGAGCCGGTTGCGGCGGACGAGCCGCAGGAACGCCCCGCCGAGACTCCGCAGCCCGCGGGCGAGGACGCCGCGCCGATGGGCACCAACATCCAGGGCGACGGCCCGCCGGACGGGTTCGGCCTGGTCGGTCGCGGCGGCGGTTCGATCATCGGCGGCTCCGGCGTGGGCGCCGGTTCCGGCCGGGGCGGGAGTCGCTGGGGTTGGTATGCCGCCCAAGTGCAGAACGCCATCGCCGACGCATTGCGCAAAAACGACAAAACCCGCGTGGCTGACCTGAGGGTGACGGTGCGCATCTGGCCCGACGAGGCCGGACGCATCCGCGCGGCGCGGCTGAATGGGACGACCGGCAGCCGTGAACTGGATACGATTATCGAAAAGGAAATTCTCACCGGTCTCACCCTGCGTGAACCGCCGCCCGCTGATATGCCCAGTCCCATCGTCCTGCGCCTCACCGCCCAACGTCCCTGA
- a CDS encoding FecR family protein, whose protein sequence is MRYLLGETTSDERERLVALLQQPDCQKMFEDMDAAWREDPKNWKEGFDLDGAGRKVLDSINQKCIGSPTSPSAADASEHEASRAPSPTSGFSLWRKLFGKRYWSPGIWMGLTATTAVLALTIGLVSLSRQTPPSAMGNEASNIWIEQTNGIGERLMLTLDEGTKITLNAGSTLQYPKTFSAKSRVVRLSGEAFFNVSHDQARPFIVETSTLRITVLGTRFNVKAFPDGTIAQVMLVQGKVEVTPIANSAISAVETKPVTLSSGMQYTLVPATQSEQVAPVADEAAMGWMSDKIVWNREPLPDAMRELERRYGITVEMNDTRLANETVTGRFQSESIQNIFKLLAATGGIDYRIDKNNGKVDHVTLWYVSEKDGP, encoded by the coding sequence ATGCGATACCTGCTCGGTGAAACCACGAGCGACGAGCGTGAACGACTGGTTGCATTGCTACAGCAACCCGATTGCCAAAAAATGTTTGAAGACATGGATGCGGCATGGCGCGAAGACCCGAAAAACTGGAAGGAAGGCTTCGATCTGGATGGCGCCGGCCGGAAGGTCTTGGATTCCATCAACCAAAAATGTATCGGGAGCCCGACTTCTCCTTCCGCTGCCGATGCATCAGAGCACGAGGCTTCAAGGGCGCCAAGCCCAACGTCAGGCTTCTCCTTGTGGAGGAAGTTATTTGGGAAACGTTATTGGAGCCCGGGCATCTGGATGGGACTGACCGCCACTACCGCCGTCCTCGCACTGACGATCGGGCTCGTGAGCCTTTCACGCCAAACCCCGCCTTCCGCCATGGGCAATGAGGCGTCCAATATCTGGATCGAACAAACCAATGGCATTGGCGAACGCCTCATGTTGACCTTGGACGAGGGGACTAAGATCACCCTCAACGCGGGAAGCACGCTCCAGTATCCCAAAACGTTTTCAGCCAAAAGCCGGGTCGTGCGCCTTTCCGGCGAAGCCTTTTTCAATGTCTCCCATGACCAAGCCCGCCCGTTCATCGTTGAAACCTCGACCCTGCGCATTACGGTTTTGGGCACCCGCTTCAATGTCAAGGCATTCCCGGACGGCACCATAGCCCAAGTGATGCTTGTCCAAGGCAAGGTCGAAGTCACGCCCATCGCAAATTCGGCTATCTCCGCAGTTGAGACGAAACCGGTCACGCTCAGTTCAGGCATGCAATACACCTTGGTTCCCGCCACCCAATCCGAGCAAGTGGCGCCAGTCGCCGATGAAGCGGCCATGGGATGGATGTCGGACAAAATTGTCTGGAACCGGGAACCCTTGCCCGACGCTATGCGCGAACTGGAAAGGCGTTATGGCATCACCGTGGAAATGAACGATACCCGCCTTGCAAACGAAACGGTGACCGGGCGCTTTCAATCCGAATCCATCCAGAATATCTTCAAGCTGCTGGCTGCAACTGGAGGCATCGATTACCGGATAGACAAAAACAACGGCAAGGTGGATCACGTGACCCTCTGGTATGTAAGCGAAAAAGACGGACCATGA
- a CDS encoding putative porin, whose protein sequence is MTTTRKLLTFVSALSLSVGFSGLSAASADDSSESVAINLVHLLVEEGVLSKEKADALIRKAEAKAEAARPAAADGTVRVTYVPETVRQQMREDIRQDVMRQAREENWADPREVPAWTKKLRLSGDIRFRYDGSFFGGDNDPTDAINFNSLNRGSPYNASVTNTVLPPLANVNEDRARLRLRARLALDADLGEGFTAGLRLATGSDSSPVSTNQSMGADGLGSKYALWLDRAFVKYDAPALGGTKLAVTVGRFENPFFATDLVWDDDLGFDGILLQAGRRMGRWQPFATFGLFPVYNTDFNFSSRQLDKFKSDDKWLHGVQLGTGLELAKDLSLKVAAAYYSFTNIAGKLSDPLNNPNDDGSTDTRRPSFAQKGNTYMALRNNLYTGDPASPWYQQDYQYYGLGTPFRELALTARLDYARFDPVQLALEFEFVKNLAYDEDRINRLGAQNNFAEGASGLVDGGDMGWTTRLVIGQRVLEKRWDWQASIAYKYLETDAVVDGFTDSDFGLGGTNLKGFVLGASVGLSKNVNARLRWLSADNVSATSFSVDVLQIDINAKF, encoded by the coding sequence ATGACAACCACCCGTAAACTGCTGACCTTTGTATCAGCGCTCAGTTTGTCCGTTGGCTTTTCCGGACTGTCGGCCGCTTCTGCCGATGACAGTTCGGAGAGCGTGGCCATTAATCTGGTCCACCTCCTCGTCGAGGAGGGTGTCCTCTCCAAGGAGAAGGCCGATGCGCTCATCCGCAAAGCCGAGGCCAAGGCGGAGGCGGCGCGGCCTGCCGCGGCCGACGGCACGGTGCGCGTGACCTACGTGCCGGAGACGGTCCGGCAGCAGATGCGCGAGGACATCCGGCAGGATGTCATGCGCCAGGCCCGGGAGGAAAACTGGGCCGATCCGCGCGAGGTGCCCGCCTGGACCAAAAAGCTCCGCCTCAGCGGCGACATCCGCTTCCGCTACGACGGCAGCTTTTTTGGCGGGGACAACGATCCCACCGACGCCATCAACTTCAATTCCCTCAACCGCGGCTCCCCCTACAACGCCTCCGTCACCAACACCGTCCTGCCTCCGCTGGCCAACGTCAACGAGGACCGCGCCCGCCTGCGCCTGCGCGCCCGGCTCGCGCTCGACGCCGATCTGGGCGAAGGCTTTACCGCCGGCCTGCGCCTGGCCACCGGCAGCGACTCCTCGCCCGTGTCCACCAACCAGAGCATGGGCGCGGACGGCCTCGGCTCCAAATACGCCCTCTGGCTCGACCGCGCCTTTGTCAAATACGACGCGCCCGCCCTCGGCGGCACCAAGCTCGCCGTCACCGTCGGACGTTTTGAAAATCCGTTCTTTGCCACCGACCTGGTCTGGGACGACGACCTCGGTTTCGACGGCATCCTGCTGCAGGCCGGCCGGCGCATGGGGCGCTGGCAACCCTTCGCCACCTTCGGCCTGTTCCCCGTTTACAACACCGACTTCAATTTCTCCAGCCGCCAGCTGGACAAGTTCAAGAGCGACGACAAGTGGCTCCATGGCGTCCAGCTCGGCACCGGCCTCGAACTCGCGAAGGACCTCAGCCTGAAGGTGGCCGCCGCCTACTACAGCTTCACCAACATCGCCGGCAAGCTCTCCGATCCGCTCAACAATCCGAACGACGACGGCAGCACCGACACACGCCGCCCCTCCTTCGCGCAAAAAGGCAACACCTACATGGCGCTGCGCAACAACCTCTATACCGGCGATCCCGCTTCGCCCTGGTATCAGCAGGATTACCAGTATTACGGGCTGGGCACGCCGTTCCGTGAGCTGGCGCTGACCGCCCGGCTCGATTATGCCCGGTTTGATCCGGTGCAGCTCGCGCTGGAGTTCGAGTTTGTCAAGAACCTCGCCTACGACGAAGACCGGATCAACCGGCTGGGCGCGCAGAACAACTTTGCCGAGGGCGCCTCCGGTTTGGTGGACGGCGGCGACATGGGATGGACGACCCGCCTGGTCATCGGACAGCGCGTCCTGGAAAAACGCTGGGACTGGCAGGCGTCGATTGCCTACAAGTATCTGGAGACCGACGCGGTGGTGGACGGGTTCACCGACTCGGACTTTGGCCTGGGCGGCACCAACCTGAAAGGCTTCGTGCTGGGGGCCAGCGTGGGGCTGTCCAAAAACGTCAACGCCCGCCTGCGCTGGCTGAGCGCCGACAACGTGTCCGCCACCTCCTTCTCCGTGGATGTCCTCCAGATCGACATCAACGCCAAGTTCTGA
- a CDS encoding peptidylprolyl isomerase has protein sequence MKKSSALFLSILSLASVSLSSFAADAGVLARVSDTEVKIDDIRSSLENLSPREQAALSANPALLNQAVRSLLARRVVLNEALAQKWDKNPAFTAQLDKLRENALIESYLQSVSQPPADFPSEADLQAVFEANRPALVAPRQVRLAQIYIAAPKTASQAEQDEARARLDDVRKKLAQPGADFAALARVESDEKQSAASGGELGWLADGQIRPEIRDAVTSLAPGGVSEPVRLDDGWHLLKALEVRETRPLALDEVRVQLVQRLRAERAQANRQNYLTRLMEKNPVSINELALSQVLAPASGQ, from the coding sequence ATGAAAAAATCCTCCGCACTCTTTCTCTCCATTCTGAGCTTGGCTTCCGTCAGCCTTTCCTCCTTCGCCGCCGATGCGGGCGTGCTGGCCCGGGTCAGCGACACCGAGGTCAAGATCGACGACATCCGCTCGTCGCTGGAAAATCTCAGCCCGCGCGAGCAGGCCGCGCTCTCCGCCAACCCCGCGCTGCTCAACCAGGCCGTGCGCTCGCTGCTGGCCCGCCGCGTGGTGCTCAACGAAGCCCTCGCGCAGAAGTGGGACAAAAATCCCGCCTTTACCGCCCAACTCGACAAGCTCCGGGAAAACGCCCTGATCGAGAGCTACCTGCAATCGGTCTCGCAACCCCCGGCGGACTTCCCCTCCGAGGCTGATCTCCAGGCCGTGTTTGAGGCCAACCGCCCCGCACTGGTGGCTCCGCGCCAGGTGCGCCTCGCGCAGATCTACATCGCCGCGCCGAAAACCGCTTCCCAGGCGGAGCAGGACGAGGCCCGCGCCCGCCTCGACGACGTGCGCAAAAAGCTCGCGCAGCCCGGCGCCGACTTCGCCGCGCTTGCCCGGGTGGAAAGCGACGAGAAGCAGAGCGCGGCCAGCGGCGGCGAACTCGGCTGGCTGGCCGACGGGCAGATCCGCCCGGAGATTCGCGACGCCGTGACTTCCCTGGCACCCGGCGGGGTGAGCGAACCGGTGCGGCTCGATGACGGCTGGCATCTCCTGAAGGCCCTCGAAGTCCGCGAGACCCGTCCGCTCGCGCTCGACGAGGTGCGCGTCCAACTCGTCCAGCGGCTCCGCGCCGAGCGTGCCCAGGCCAACCGCCAGAACTATCTGACCCGGCTCATGGAAAAAAATCCGGTCTCGATCAACGAACTCGCCCTCTCACAAGTCCTCGCGCCCGCATCCGGTCAATGA
- a CDS encoding DUF2341 domain-containing protein translates to MKRPTRFWFKNALLALVALAGLPGVAHAWWNGEWTLRKKLTVDTTPSGAAVADPMGGAPVLVRLHVGNFQFDRARGDGGDIRFVSEDDRTVLPHHIAQYDSLLGEAFVWVRVPEIKTGAQTAVWLYYANPAAPSVENAQGTFDADTTLAWHFGERGQPARDYSGNENHALNAGIPAEGTLIGAGLRFDGNSAVTVPATPSLAWAANAPLTWSAWVKPASLSGRSVIYSRRAGPQTAFLVGSDQGVPFVEITVGGNTVRTPAGAPLAQNIWQHLAVVAEGARLTLYVNGNTYAALSSGIPVLNTPSFLGGDRAAPDAPVTSGFAGELVEFQLARAARPAGFIKFLAATQGGESGARSVLFSEEEVSGGGAGAGGHAGYFTVIIQNLTVDGWVVIVVLAVMSAISLAVMAAKNGYLSAVRKGNERFLKLFNERVASDMTVLDRAGPALAVTEAEERLIKRAPLYRLYHIGAEEIRKRLSESKRSEDKTLSAHAIKAITASMDGGRVREQQRLNKQMVLLTIAISGGPFLGLLGTVIGVMITFAAVALAGDVNVNAIAPGIAAALLATVAGLAVAIPALFGYNYLLTRVKDVTADMQVFVDEFITKAAEFYPKRASEKARLTGADS, encoded by the coding sequence ATGAAACGACCGACCCGATTCTGGTTCAAAAACGCGCTGCTCGCCCTGGTGGCCCTCGCGGGTCTGCCCGGCGTGGCCCATGCCTGGTGGAATGGCGAGTGGACGCTGCGGAAAAAACTCACGGTGGACACCACGCCGTCCGGCGCCGCGGTGGCCGATCCGATGGGAGGCGCGCCGGTGCTGGTGCGGCTGCACGTGGGCAATTTCCAGTTCGACCGCGCGCGCGGCGACGGCGGAGACATCCGCTTCGTGTCCGAGGACGACAGGACGGTGCTGCCGCATCACATCGCGCAATACGATTCGCTGCTGGGCGAGGCGTTTGTCTGGGTGCGCGTCCCGGAAATCAAAACAGGTGCGCAGACGGCGGTCTGGCTGTATTACGCCAATCCGGCCGCGCCCTCCGTCGAGAATGCCCAGGGCACCTTCGATGCGGACACGACCCTGGCCTGGCATTTCGGGGAGCGCGGGCAGCCGGCGCGGGATTATTCGGGCAATGAAAACCATGCGCTCAACGCCGGCATTCCCGCCGAGGGGACCTTGATCGGCGCGGGGCTGCGCTTCGACGGCAACTCGGCAGTCACGGTGCCCGCCACGCCTTCGCTGGCCTGGGCGGCGAACGCCCCCCTCACCTGGTCGGCGTGGGTCAAGCCCGCCAGCCTTTCCGGACGTTCGGTGATTTACAGCCGCCGCGCCGGTCCGCAAACCGCCTTCCTGGTCGGCTCCGACCAGGGCGTGCCCTTCGTGGAGATTACCGTGGGCGGCAATACCGTGCGCACGCCCGCCGGCGCGCCGCTCGCGCAGAACATCTGGCAACACCTCGCGGTGGTGGCCGAGGGCGCCCGCCTCACGCTTTATGTCAACGGCAACACCTATGCCGCGCTCTCATCCGGTATCCCAGTACTCAATACACCGTCCTTCCTCGGCGGCGACCGCGCCGCACCCGATGCGCCGGTGACCTCCGGCTTCGCCGGCGAACTGGTCGAGTTCCAGCTTGCCCGCGCCGCGCGTCCGGCCGGTTTCATAAAATTCCTCGCGGCCACGCAGGGCGGTGAATCGGGTGCCCGCAGCGTGCTCTTTTCCGAGGAAGAAGTTTCCGGCGGCGGCGCAGGCGCCGGAGGGCACGCCGGCTACTTCACGGTGATCATCCAGAACCTGACGGTGGACGGCTGGGTGGTCATTGTCGTCCTTGCGGTGATGAGCGCGATCAGCCTGGCGGTGATGGCGGCGAAGAACGGCTATTTGTCCGCGGTGCGCAAAGGCAACGAGCGTTTTCTGAAATTGTTCAACGAGCGGGTGGCCTCGGACATGACGGTGCTGGACCGGGCCGGCCCCGCGCTGGCCGTGACGGAGGCGGAGGAGCGGCTGATCAAGCGCGCGCCGCTGTACCGGCTTTATCACATCGGCGCCGAGGAGATCAGAAAACGGCTTTCGGAGTCGAAAAGGAGCGAGGACAAGACCCTTTCGGCGCACGCGATCAAGGCGATCACGGCGAGCATGGACGGCGGACGGGTGCGCGAACAGCAGCGCCTCAACAAGCAGATGGTGCTCCTGACCATCGCCATTTCCGGCGGGCCGTTCCTCGGGCTGCTCGGCACGGTGATCGGGGTGATGATCACCTTCGCGGCGGTGGCGCTGGCCGGTGACGTCAACGTGAACGCCATCGCGCCGGGCATCGCGGCGGCGCTGCTTGCGACGGTGGCTGGGCTGGCGGTGGCGATTCCCGCGCTGTTCGGCTACAACTACCTGCTGACGCGGGTCAAGGACGTGACCGCGGACATGCAGGTTTTCGTGGACGAATTCATCACCAAGGCGGCCGAGTTTTACCCCAAGCGCGCCTCGGAAAAAGCCCGCCTGACCGGTGCCGACTCCTGA
- a CDS encoding ShlB/FhaC/HecB family hemolysin secretion/activation protein translates to MAALLVQGLCGETASTPPQYIDIYEYRVEGVHKLTPLEVERAVYPWLGEARTPDDVEGARLAVEKLYHEKGYQTVAVQIPQQEVQNRTVVIRVTEGRVGRLRIRGSRYFDHNQIKEKAPSIAEGEVPDFNGVTRDIIALNQLPDRKVTPSLKPGVEPGTVDIDLTVEDTFPLHGSLELNNRHSANTKPLRLNGSVSYGNLWMKEHTLGLSFQIAPERLDDAKVFSAYYLAPLPNTPVKLMVQGVKQDSDVSTLGTFDVTGRGEIVGLQAIVSLPGTETWIHSLSGGFDYKHFDEVLVVAGAGSAQQTPITYYPWALSWTATHIGKKAITQINAGINFHIRGLGSSWEEFDNKRYGADGSYIYFRGDISQTREIFSNWQLFGKAQGQLAGQPLISPEQFGAGGLGTVRGYLESEAMGDNGFAATLELRTPPLTFGGLLDELRLYAFTDWAGLALRGALAEQDARFLLGSVGAGLNFQFKKYFNGTLDFGVPLRSEGSTERNEPRLTFRVRADF, encoded by the coding sequence TTGGCCGCGCTGCTGGTGCAGGGATTGTGCGGCGAGACGGCCTCCACACCGCCGCAGTATATCGACATTTACGAATACCGGGTGGAGGGCGTGCATAAATTGACGCCGCTGGAGGTGGAGCGCGCGGTGTATCCGTGGCTGGGGGAGGCGCGCACGCCCGACGACGTGGAGGGGGCGCGGCTGGCGGTGGAAAAGTTGTATCATGAAAAAGGATACCAGACGGTGGCGGTGCAGATTCCCCAGCAGGAAGTGCAGAACCGCACGGTGGTGATCCGGGTGACGGAGGGGAGGGTGGGGCGCCTGCGCATCCGCGGCTCGCGCTATTTCGACCACAACCAGATCAAGGAGAAGGCGCCGTCCATCGCGGAGGGCGAGGTGCCGGATTTCAACGGGGTGACGCGTGATATTATCGCGCTCAACCAGCTGCCGGACCGGAAGGTGACGCCGTCCTTAAAACCCGGAGTGGAGCCGGGCACGGTGGACATCGACCTGACGGTGGAGGACACTTTTCCTTTGCACGGCAGCCTGGAACTGAACAACCGCCACAGCGCCAACACCAAGCCGCTGCGCCTGAACGGTTCGGTCAGCTACGGCAATCTCTGGATGAAGGAACACACGCTGGGCCTGAGTTTCCAGATTGCGCCGGAGCGGCTCGACGACGCGAAAGTGTTTTCGGCCTACTACCTGGCGCCGCTGCCGAACACGCCGGTGAAGCTGATGGTGCAGGGCGTGAAGCAGGACAGCGATGTCTCGACGCTCGGGACGTTCGACGTCACCGGCCGCGGCGAGATAGTCGGCTTGCAGGCGATCGTGTCGCTGCCCGGCACGGAAACCTGGATCCACAGCCTGTCTGGCGGTTTTGATTACAAGCATTTTGATGAAGTCCTGGTGGTGGCCGGGGCGGGCAGCGCCCAGCAGACGCCGATCACGTATTATCCGTGGGCGCTGAGCTGGACGGCTACGCACATCGGGAAAAAGGCGATCACGCAAATCAACGCAGGTATAAACTTTCATATCCGCGGGCTGGGCAGCTCCTGGGAGGAGTTTGACAACAAGCGCTATGGCGCGGACGGCAGCTACATTTATTTTCGCGGGGATATTTCGCAGACGCGCGAGATTTTTTCCAACTGGCAGCTTTTTGGCAAAGCGCAGGGGCAGCTGGCGGGCCAGCCGCTCATCTCGCCGGAACAATTCGGGGCGGGCGGACTGGGCACGGTGCGCGGCTACCTCGAAAGCGAGGCGATGGGGGACAACGGCTTTGCGGCCACGCTGGAGCTGCGCACCCCGCCGCTCACCTTCGGGGGATTATTGGATGAGCTCCGCCTGTACGCCTTCACCGACTGGGCGGGGCTGGCGTTGCGCGGCGCGCTGGCCGAACAGGACGCGCGCTTCTTGCTGGGCAGCGTGGGTGCGGGACTGAATTTCCAATTCAAAAAGTACTTCAATGGCACACTCGATTTCGGCGTGCCTCTGCGCAGCGAGGGCTCGACCGAGCGCAACGAGCCGCGCCTGACCTTCCGCGTGCGTGCGGATTTCTGA
- a CDS encoding alpha/beta hydrolase, translating into MRSLLKIIVTLAFSILASHLGFAASKPRAQQVYKNAGGRELALHIDAPDDWNPTDKRPAIVFFFGGGWRAGTPNQFKAQAEYFAKRGLVCLRADYRVRSKDQVLPDKCVEDAISAMRWVRANAARLGIDPDRIVAAGGSAGGHLAACTFFVDDISTKSDDKKISPKPNAMILYNPVVDLVACQETNDRTLVEGLDASVMKRISPSYLLTKDMPPTLVIDGTADRFYKQISAFVDKSKALGAPVEVSYVEGQPHGFFNKPQWKEKTTETAADFLKRLGYL; encoded by the coding sequence ATGAGGTCCCTGCTCAAGATAATCGTCACGCTCGCCTTTTCGATCCTCGCGTCACACCTCGGTTTCGCCGCGTCGAAACCGCGCGCGCAGCAAGTTTATAAAAACGCCGGCGGACGCGAACTCGCGCTCCACATCGACGCGCCCGACGACTGGAACCCAACCGACAAACGCCCGGCAATCGTGTTTTTTTTCGGAGGTGGATGGCGCGCGGGCACGCCGAACCAGTTCAAGGCGCAGGCCGAATATTTCGCCAAGCGCGGACTTGTCTGCCTGCGCGCCGACTACCGTGTGCGCAGCAAGGACCAAGTGCTCCCCGATAAATGCGTGGAGGACGCGATCAGCGCAATGCGTTGGGTGCGCGCCAACGCCGCCAGGCTCGGCATCGACCCCGACCGCATCGTCGCCGCTGGCGGCTCGGCAGGCGGGCATCTCGCCGCGTGCACGTTTTTCGTCGATGACATCAGCACGAAAAGTGATGACAAAAAAATCTCCCCGAAGCCGAACGCGATGATTTTATACAACCCCGTCGTGGACCTCGTCGCGTGTCAGGAAACCAACGACCGCACACTGGTCGAAGGACTGGATGCCTCCGTGATGAAGCGGATATCGCCGTCCTATCTTCTCACCAAGGACATGCCGCCGACGTTGGTTATCGACGGCACGGCGGACAGGTTCTACAAGCAAATCAGCGCGTTTGTTGACAAGAGCAAGGCGCTCGGCGCGCCTGTTGAAGTGTCGTATGTGGAAGGCCAGCCGCACGGCTTTTTTAACAAACCGCAGTGGAAGGAAAAAACAACCGAAACCGCCGCCGATTTCCTCAAACGCCTCGGTTACCTGTAA